GACGACGAAGCCGACGCAGGGCACCACCGCGACCAGCATGCCCCGACGCCGCGCGGGGCGAAGCCGCCGTGGGCGGTGAGGCCGCCCAGCCCGCCCGGTGTCGCGGGCCTCAGGGGCGACACGCCGCGCTGGTGACCCGGCAGGTGTCGACGTGCCGGCGCGCCACCAGCAGCTGATCTCAGGACCACGGCGGCGGGTGCTGCGCGGCGGCAGGCCCGCCGTGGGGTCGTCCCAGCGCCGGGCCGGGTGTCGGTGCGGCCGCGAGCTCCGGCGGCAGCGCCCCGTCCGCTGCCGGCCGATCGGTTCGATGGACTACCCGGTGTTCACTTGCTCTGGATAACAGCTGGTGAGAGCGCACGTGGAGCCGTGTGACACCGCTAGCTCCCAGTCACTTGGTCGTTGACCTCGGGAGCTGGTCGCCGCTACCGTGCCGGTCGGG
This region of Saccharopolyspora hordei genomic DNA includes:
- a CDS encoding putative leader peptide, with the translated sequence MLVARRHVDTCRVTSAACRP